In one window of Leptidea sinapis chromosome 9, ilLepSina1.1, whole genome shotgun sequence DNA:
- the LOC126966113 gene encoding uncharacterized protein LOC126966113 translates to MDSDMTKSASDPDIQLTGIVTNTPQRYVFPRLKRSRDEFNDAITKQLDELRDDMRQMISRSSHTNEQELKRVTAALKDIQESNLRIGKSMEYLTLQNEEFKKKIAQLENQSREGKKYIAVLEDKIEDLQMGSRKANFEIKNVPKKQNETKEDLIEMALCLSQTIDCKISKTDIKDIFRVRGKNNDKPSPIIVETGSTLIKTNFLRLGKSFNVRQINKLCCKHLGLKFQEDTPVFLGEHLTMKGSRLHFRARDLVKSMAYKFCWTAYGKVFVRKDENSTINRIRNEEQVHQLLLRK, encoded by the coding sequence ATGGATTCGGATATGACTAAATCCGCGTCAGATCCTGATATTCAGCTGACGGGAATTGTAACTAATACTCCGCAAAGATATGTGTTCCCACGCTTAAAGCGATCTAGAGATGAATTTAATGACGCAATCACTAAGCAATTGGACGAACTCAGAGATGATATGCGTCAAATGATCTCACGCAGCTCGCATACAAATGAACAGGAGCTTAAGCGGGTTACAGCGGCTCTGAAGGATATACAAGAGTCCAACCTTAGGATCGGAAAATCGATGGAATACCTCACACTGCAAAACGAAGAGTTTAAAAAGAAGATAGCACAGTTGGAGAACCAATCCAGAGAAGGCAAAAAGTATATAGCTGTTTTAGAGGATAAAATTGAAGACCTACAGATGGGAAGCCGCAAAGCTAACTTTGAGATAAAAAACGTGCCTAAAAAGCAAAACGAAACGAAAGAGGATCTTATTGAAATGGCCCTATGTCTCTCACAAACTATAGattgtaaaataagtaaaaccGACATCAAAGATATATTCAGAGTACGAGGAAAAAACAATGATAAACCGAGCCCAATTATTGTGGAAACCGGCTCCACATTGATAAAAACCAATTTTCTAAGGCTGGGTAAGTCTTTTAATGTGAGGCAGATAAATAAGTTATGTTGTAAGCATCTTGGCCTAAAATTTCAAGAAGACACACCGGTTTTCTTAGGAGAACATTTAACGATGAAGGGCTCACGGCTACATTTTCGTGCTCGCGATCTGGTAAAATCAATGGCGTACAAGTTCTGCTGGACGGCATATGGCAAGGTCTTTGTGAGGAAGGACGAGAACTCCACAATAAATCGGATCAGAAATGAAGAGCAAGTTCACCAACTCCTTTTAAGAAAATGA